The following are from one region of the Desulfuromonadaceae bacterium genome:
- a CDS encoding ATP-binding protein → MHRKLQNIFYEVRDPALTWDAIGGYADVKETLKEMVCLPLQKPEMLKQHNLGIPAGVMMWGPLGTGITMLAEACAAEAGVPFVYISGQEMLGKGAELVEAFDCAIHEAPCILFISDCEWLAPRAGCNYEWSPGNLRAVPPTFADKALTRLFIEQVDRINQVEGVMLVGSCYRIDTVDQALIKEKKRYNRKVFVHPPSAEDRLGMLNIYMDKMPNLAAGIDRKQLAEKAEGYVGWDIESLCKRATVNAIKSDSAVVTAAHFDRALREVRQFLTPDMTAKYYAIRETDCPHHYEF, encoded by the coding sequence ATGCATCGAAAGCTCCAGAATATATTTTACGAAGTTCGCGACCCGGCTCTTACCTGGGACGCTATCGGCGGTTACGCCGATGTCAAGGAGACCCTTAAAGAGATGGTCTGTCTGCCGCTGCAAAAGCCGGAGATGCTCAAGCAACACAATCTCGGTATCCCCGCCGGAGTGATGATGTGGGGACCGCTTGGTACCGGCATCACCATGCTGGCCGAAGCCTGTGCCGCCGAAGCCGGAGTTCCGTTTGTTTACATCTCCGGGCAGGAGATGCTCGGCAAAGGGGCGGAGCTGGTCGAGGCGTTTGACTGCGCGATCCATGAAGCGCCCTGTATCCTCTTTATCTCCGACTGCGAGTGGCTGGCACCGCGTGCCGGATGCAATTATGAGTGGAGTCCCGGTAATCTGCGGGCGGTGCCGCCGACCTTTGCTGACAAGGCGCTGACCAGGCTTTTTATTGAGCAGGTCGATCGGATCAATCAGGTCGAGGGGGTGATGCTGGTCGGTTCGTGTTACCGTATCGATACCGTTGATCAGGCACTGATCAAGGAGAAAAAACGTTATAACCGGAAGGTTTTTGTCCATCCTCCAAGCGCCGAAGATCGCCTCGGGATGCTCAATATCTATATGGATAAAATGCCGAATCTGGCCGCCGGAATCGACCGGAAACAACTGGCCGAGAAGGCGGAAGGCTATGTCGGCTGGGATATTGAGAGCCTCTGCAAGCGGGCAACGGTCAATGCGATCAAAAGCGATTCTGCCGTCGTTACCGCAGCGCACTTTGACCGGGCGTTGCGTGAGGTGCGACAGTTTCTGACCCCTGACATGACGGCGAAATATTACGCAATTCGGGAAACGGATTGCCCTCATCACTATGAGTTTTAA
- a CDS encoding CRTAC1 family protein: MRRKILQSMAIMAALLLSAGGALAGEFSDVSVAAGVADDGLGKGVAFADINNDGLVDLYVSNKGGANKLFLNKGNGRFEDITAKAGAGIDHPGFTMGSVFGDYNNDGFIDLYLATGGRYEIEANRLFRNNGDGTFTDVTAQAGVGAKVFTYAASFADYDNDGDLDIYCANYGVGAKNILYRNNGDGTFTDVSDLAGVGDPSWSWMGVWADVNNDNFVDLYVVNGRYPVGEPNKLYLNNGNGTFTDVSQQAGVADPNWGLGAAFADIDNNGTLDLFVSNYVGSNKLYLNDGKGKFTEATGKIAGKHEGWGKGPTFGDVDHDGDLDLYEGDCKLANQLYINDGTGNFTNVADQQPQLQCETVRTKGTAFADVDNDGDLDLYVVNWGAENKLYINNQNDNNWLKIKLSGTTSNRDAYGSKVSVYEAGQSKLTAMRELRSASGFCAQSPQQLHFGLNAAKTYDVVAVFPSGIEARVENVKTGQLLEIIEPALSKPNMLSQAIK, from the coding sequence ATGCGTAGAAAGATTTTGCAATCGATGGCGATTATGGCGGCTTTGCTGCTCAGCGCCGGCGGAGCTTTGGCGGGCGAATTCAGCGATGTGTCGGTGGCGGCAGGTGTTGCCGACGACGGTCTGGGCAAGGGCGTCGCTTTTGCTGATATCAACAACGACGGCCTGGTCGATCTGTATGTCTCAAACAAGGGGGGGGCAAACAAGCTCTTCCTGAATAAAGGCAATGGCCGTTTTGAGGATATTACGGCCAAGGCTGGCGCGGGGATTGATCATCCCGGGTTCACCATGGGCAGCGTCTTTGGCGACTATAACAACGATGGTTTTATCGATCTTTACCTGGCGACCGGCGGTCGTTACGAAATCGAGGCGAACCGTCTGTTTAGAAATAACGGTGACGGCACCTTCACTGACGTGACAGCGCAGGCGGGGGTTGGTGCGAAGGTGTTTACTTATGCGGCATCCTTTGCTGATTATGACAATGATGGTGATCTCGATATCTATTGTGCTAACTACGGTGTTGGCGCGAAAAATATTCTTTACCGCAATAACGGCGACGGGACCTTTACCGACGTGAGCGATCTCGCCGGAGTCGGCGACCCGTCGTGGAGCTGGATGGGGGTTTGGGCAGACGTGAACAACGACAATTTTGTCGACCTCTACGTGGTCAACGGACGCTATCCGGTCGGTGAGCCGAACAAGCTGTATCTCAATAATGGCAACGGTACCTTCACGGATGTCAGTCAGCAGGCCGGTGTGGCAGATCCCAACTGGGGTCTTGGCGCGGCGTTTGCCGATATCGACAACAACGGCACCCTCGATCTTTTTGTGTCGAACTATGTCGGTTCCAATAAACTTTATCTGAACGACGGCAAGGGCAAGTTTACCGAAGCGACCGGGAAGATTGCCGGTAAGCACGAGGGCTGGGGGAAAGGCCCTACCTTTGGCGATGTTGACCACGACGGCGATCTGGATCTTTACGAAGGGGACTGCAAGCTGGCCAACCAGCTCTATATCAACGATGGCACAGGCAACTTCACCAACGTGGCTGACCAGCAGCCGCAGTTGCAGTGCGAAACCGTACGTACCAAGGGCACGGCATTTGCCGATGTTGACAACGATGGCGACCTCGACCTTTATGTGGTCAACTGGGGGGCCGAGAACAAGCTTTATATCAACAATCAGAATGATAACAACTGGTTGAAGATTAAACTGAGCGGCACCACCTCCAACCGCGACGCCTACGGCAGCAAGGTCAGTGTCTATGAGGCGGGGCAGAGCAAGCTGACCGCAATGCGTGAACTGCGTTCCGCCAGCGGCTTCTGTGCCCAGTCACCGCAGCAATTGCACTTCGGCCTCAATGCGGCCAAGACCTACGACGTTGTTGCCGTTTTCCCGAGTGGCATCGAAGCGCGGGTTGAAAATGTCAAGACCGGTCAGTTGCTGGAAATCATTGAGCCTGCCCTGAGCAAGCCGAACATGCTTTCGCAGGCCATCAAGTAA
- a CDS encoding PQQ-binding-like beta-propeller repeat protein yields MVVRLLGIVATLLLSGCLFTGVHSPQVTHFKSLTLTDDAIWSGSIIIDGTVKVAKGATLTIRPGTDIAFVRRDVNRDGLGDAVLVVEGELQAIGTSARPILFHSAEADPQPGDWLELRVDFSRNVELRYCEIRDSAYTLHAHFTRGIVADCTIHFNIDGSRLGQASFVLRNNLIENNLGKGVNFRNSTVTLERNIIRYNGTGIFLFETDRAYTIRDNNLYGNQWNFRLGDFFANDVALSDNWWGDADPQRAAATIFDRRQDPAIGTVTLSPLTTWVPGSGPRDRLTFEPRWTVETGGFIDAPPLLAKGTLFVASWDGSLQALDLAGQRRWRIDSGDVIDAPLAVAEQRIYLHNWGREVQCRERDSGALLWSFSYPQSVADDHRQGGVVLAGNLLLVPAWNGILYALHADSGALLWQYAAGQPLRAMPIVAAGRIYLTSATGRLVVLDLEGKEVWAAALAAPLLSSPLLGAAGPLVVDREGTVTAFTFTGERRWSRALGEVCYYAAPVADDRAIYVATAAGGLWKLDSADGTTIWRSTLGGPAYATPLLSGRRLFLALNDGRLLAVNADSGDAITTLLIGAPVQSIPLLHDRQLFFGARDHRLHSVRINESP; encoded by the coding sequence GTGGTAGTGCGGCTGCTTGGTATCGTCGCGACTTTACTGCTGAGTGGCTGTCTCTTTACCGGTGTGCACTCCCCTCAAGTAACGCATTTTAAATCATTGACGCTGACCGATGATGCGATCTGGAGTGGTTCGATCATTATCGACGGAACGGTCAAGGTAGCAAAAGGGGCTACGCTGACCATTCGCCCCGGAACCGATATCGCCTTCGTCCGCCGCGATGTGAATCGCGATGGCCTCGGTGATGCGGTGCTGGTGGTGGAGGGGGAGCTCCAGGCGATCGGAACATCCGCTCGCCCGATCCTTTTTCACAGTGCCGAGGCGGATCCACAACCGGGCGACTGGCTCGAATTACGGGTCGATTTTTCGCGCAATGTCGAGTTGCGTTACTGTGAAATTCGTGATTCCGCCTACACCCTGCACGCACATTTCACCCGCGGGATTGTTGCGGACTGCACCATTCACTTTAACATTGATGGTTCGCGGTTGGGGCAGGCCAGCTTTGTTCTGCGCAATAATCTGATTGAAAACAACCTTGGCAAGGGGGTTAATTTTCGCAACTCGACGGTGACCCTGGAGCGCAATATCATTCGTTACAATGGCACTGGAATCTTCCTCTTTGAAACCGATCGTGCGTATACGATTCGTGACAACAACCTCTACGGCAATCAATGGAATTTTCGTCTCGGTGATTTTTTTGCCAATGATGTGGCGCTGAGTGACAATTGGTGGGGAGACGCTGACCCGCAGCGTGCTGCCGCCACAATTTTTGATCGTCGTCAGGATCCCGCGATCGGCACCGTGACGTTGTCTCCGCTGACCACGTGGGTGCCCGGCAGCGGGCCACGTGACCGGTTGACATTCGAGCCGCGATGGACGGTGGAAACCGGCGGGTTTATCGATGCCCCACCGTTGCTGGCAAAGGGCACTCTCTTTGTTGCCAGCTGGGATGGCAGCCTTCAGGCGCTGGATCTGGCGGGGCAGCGGCGCTGGCGAATTGACAGTGGTGATGTGATCGATGCGCCATTGGCGGTTGCTGAGCAGCGGATCTATCTGCACAACTGGGGACGCGAGGTCCAGTGTCGCGAGCGCGACAGCGGAGCACTGCTCTGGTCCTTTAGCTATCCGCAATCGGTGGCGGACGATCATCGTCAGGGGGGGGTGGTGTTGGCTGGTAACCTGCTGCTGGTTCCGGCGTGGAACGGGATCCTCTACGCGCTGCACGCCGACAGCGGCGCATTGCTCTGGCAGTACGCCGCCGGGCAGCCGTTGCGGGCGATGCCGATCGTTGCTGCAGGGCGTATTTATCTCACGTCCGCAACGGGACGGCTGGTGGTTCTCGATCTTGAAGGCAAGGAAGTCTGGGCTGCTGCGCTCGCCGCACCGCTCCTCAGTTCCCCGTTGCTGGGCGCAGCGGGGCCGCTGGTGGTCGACCGCGAGGGAACGGTCACCGCCTTCACCTTCACTGGTGAGCGCCGCTGGTCACGAGCGCTCGGCGAAGTGTGCTACTATGCTGCGCCGGTCGCTGACGATCGCGCCATTTATGTTGCCACTGCCGCGGGTGGTTTGTGGAAACTTGACTCCGCCGACGGCACAACGATCTGGCGCAGCACGTTGGGTGGACCGGCATATGCGACGCCGCTGCTCAGTGGACGGCGTCTGTTTCTGGCCCTTAACGATGGTCGCCTGCTGGCCGTCAATGCTGACAGTGGTGATGCAATAACGACGCTGTTGATTGGCGCACCGGTCCAGAGTATTCCACTGCTGCACGACCGCCAACTCTTTTTCGGGGCACGTGACCATCGCTTGCACAGCGTGCGGATCAACGAATCACCATGA
- a CDS encoding DUF4198 domain-containing protein, with protein MIRLSRFFTLICGAALLLAACTPSGESGLSGTLLFADQPLSGAQVEIYLKAEKDRSTQPFAVTTTDNRGRFRLTLPSGNYFLIGKLRHYDQSGRTRMLMAECPANPLTVTDGLREIAPFSLREMGRDGQLVADPDTGVSGRVTLAGQALKNAYVYVYSEDAAGMMGPSFGDAVLTDSAGRFDIPLPAGKFFLAARKRADGARMGEPQAGDYNGIYVGNPLRLERGKTRDIGDLELKVVSATQRAARLGQGKFAATGTALSGRMVDSDGAPVAGVYAFAYLDSRMVGKPTYISTPTGEDGHFTLHLGSGGTYYIGARSTFGGPLEPGEWVGTYDQRPDHGVAVADGKTTVLGGLTVREVW; from the coding sequence ATGATCCGATTATCCCGATTTTTCACTTTAATCTGTGGCGCGGCACTGCTGCTTGCCGCCTGTACCCCTTCCGGCGAAAGCGGCTTGAGCGGGACACTGTTGTTTGCTGACCAGCCATTGTCCGGCGCCCAGGTTGAAATCTATCTCAAGGCGGAAAAGGATCGCTCGACCCAGCCGTTTGCGGTCACCACGACCGATAACCGTGGGCGTTTCCGGTTGACACTGCCCAGCGGGAACTATTTTCTGATCGGCAAACTGCGCCACTATGACCAGTCCGGGCGGACGCGGATGTTGATGGCGGAGTGTCCGGCCAATCCGCTCACGGTGACCGACGGTTTGCGCGAGATTGCCCCGTTCAGTTTGCGGGAGATGGGGCGTGACGGTCAGCTGGTCGCTGATCCCGACACCGGGGTGAGCGGACGGGTTACCCTTGCCGGGCAGGCGCTCAAGAATGCCTACGTTTATGTTTACAGTGAGGATGCCGCCGGGATGATGGGACCGTCTTTCGGGGATGCGGTATTGACCGATAGCGCCGGTCGCTTTGACATTCCGCTGCCGGCCGGAAAGTTTTTTCTTGCCGCGCGCAAGCGTGCCGACGGGGCGCGCATGGGGGAGCCTCAGGCGGGGGATTACAACGGGATTTACGTGGGCAACCCGTTGCGTCTGGAGCGCGGCAAGACCCGCGATATCGGTGATTTGGAACTGAAAGTTGTCAGCGCCACCCAGCGTGCCGCGCGCCTCGGTCAGGGGAAGTTTGCGGCGACCGGAACCGCGCTCAGCGGGCGCATGGTTGACAGCGATGGCGCGCCGGTGGCGGGCGTTTATGCGTTTGCCTATCTTGACAGCCGGATGGTCGGGAAACCGACCTATATCTCGACACCAACCGGTGAGGATGGCCACTTTACGCTTCATCTCGGAAGCGGCGGCACCTATTATATCGGCGCTCGCAGCACCTTTGGCGGGCCGCTGGAACCGGGGGAATGGGTAGGAACCTACGATCAGCGCCCTGATCATGGCGTCGCGGTGGCCGATGGAAAAACCACCGTCCTTGGTGGGCTGACCGTTCGTGAGGTATGGTAA
- the thiF gene encoding sulfur carrier protein ThiS adenylyltransferase ThiF: MKIRLNEQLIATTATTLFALRDAHQPDADVLIVNGFPVRADQPLREGDQVVLIKRGAVPGAAEMEALLTARHTPGVHQRIKSATVGIAGAGGLGSAIAIALARCGIGRLIIADFDVVEPSNLNRQQYFIDQLGLPKVDALRANLQRINPFVKVAAFYGRLDHKNLPQVFAMADVLVEAFDAPDQKAMLVENWRKAHPERPLVAASGLAGFGTANTIATRRVGENFYLVGDQTTAAAAGCGLMAPRVGVAAHHQANAVLRLLLGTDPVGDNMDEI, translated from the coding sequence ATGAAAATCCGCCTCAACGAACAACTGATCGCAACCACCGCAACCACCCTCTTCGCGCTGCGTGACGCCCATCAACCGGACGCCGATGTGCTGATTGTCAACGGCTTTCCGGTGCGTGCCGATCAACCCTTGCGCGAAGGTGACCAGGTGGTGCTGATCAAGCGCGGCGCAGTACCAGGCGCCGCCGAAATGGAAGCGTTGCTGACCGCGCGTCACACCCCCGGCGTCCATCAGCGGATCAAATCGGCAACCGTTGGCATCGCCGGAGCGGGGGGGCTCGGTTCAGCTATTGCCATCGCCCTGGCACGCTGCGGCATCGGGCGGCTGATCATTGCTGACTTTGACGTCGTCGAGCCATCGAACCTCAATCGTCAGCAGTATTTTATCGACCAGCTGGGGCTGCCAAAAGTCGACGCCCTGCGCGCCAACCTGCAACGCATCAATCCCTTTGTCAAAGTTGCCGCTTTTTACGGACGACTCGACCATAAAAATCTGCCCCAGGTCTTTGCCATGGCCGATGTGCTGGTCGAAGCCTTCGATGCCCCTGACCAGAAAGCCATGCTGGTCGAAAACTGGCGCAAAGCGCACCCGGAACGCCCGCTCGTCGCCGCGTCGGGACTGGCCGGTTTCGGCACGGCAAATACAATTGCCACGCGCCGCGTCGGGGAAAACTTTTATCTGGTTGGTGACCAAACGACCGCCGCCGCCGCCGGTTGCGGTCTGATGGCACCGCGTGTCGGCGTCGCCGCACACCATCAGGCC
- the glpK gene encoding glycerol kinase GlpK produces the protein MEKFILAIDQGTTGSTALLLDHAMVVRSRATVDFPQHFPQPGWVEHNPDEIWASVADATRRTLASGAIDPSAIAAIGITNQRETTLLWERRNGRAVHNAIVWQCRRSASICAELKERGLEAEFRARTGLLLDPYFSGTKLTWLLRQHPGLRAAAEGGELAFGTIDSFLVWRLTGGQNHVTDVSNASRTLLMELSERCWDDTLLHHLDIPRRLLPEIRSNSEIYGMTQGLDWLPDGIPVAGMAGDQQAALFGQACFTPGEAKCTYGTGAFLLENTGQEIVVSRHGLLTTVAWELNNITTYALEGSAFIAGAAVQWLRDGLGIIDSSAEVETLAASVPDNGGVVFVPALTGLGAPHWNSAARGVIHGLTRGTTSAHLARATLEGIALQIVDLVAAMDEDRGYPLRQLKVDGGAAANNLLMQLQSDLLKLPVVRPAMLETTALGAALLAGLAVDFWQGQEEIIAKWRQDRDFLPTMTTELRNNLRQQWRRVLEKV, from the coding sequence ATGGAAAAATTCATTCTGGCAATTGATCAGGGAACCACCGGCAGCACCGCCCTGCTGCTTGATCACGCGATGGTTGTCCGGAGCCGGGCGACCGTTGACTTCCCCCAGCACTTTCCGCAACCGGGCTGGGTCGAACATAATCCGGATGAAATCTGGGCCTCGGTTGCCGACGCGACGCGACGCACCCTGGCCAGCGGAGCCATCGACCCGTCCGCGATTGCCGCCATCGGCATTACCAATCAACGCGAAACAACCCTCCTCTGGGAACGCCGTAACGGCAGAGCCGTGCATAACGCCATCGTCTGGCAGTGTCGGCGCAGCGCATCAATCTGCGCCGAACTCAAGGAACGTGGACTGGAAGCAGAGTTCCGCGCCAGGACCGGGCTACTCCTCGATCCCTATTTTTCCGGGACCAAGCTGACCTGGCTGTTGCGGCAGCACCCAGGGCTGCGTGCTGCCGCCGAAGGTGGCGAACTGGCCTTCGGCACCATCGACAGTTTTCTGGTCTGGCGCCTGACCGGCGGACAAAATCATGTCACCGATGTCTCGAACGCCTCGCGCACCCTGCTGATGGAACTGAGTGAACGGTGTTGGGATGACACGCTGCTCCACCACCTCGACATCCCGCGCCGCCTGCTACCGGAAATCCGTTCTAATTCCGAAATTTACGGCATGACACAGGGGCTGGATTGGCTGCCGGACGGGATTCCGGTCGCGGGGATGGCAGGTGATCAGCAAGCCGCGCTCTTTGGCCAGGCCTGCTTCACCCCGGGTGAGGCCAAATGCACCTACGGCACCGGAGCTTTTTTACTGGAAAATACCGGGCAGGAAATCGTCGTCAGCAGACACGGTCTGTTGACCACCGTCGCCTGGGAACTGAACAACATCACCACCTACGCCTTGGAGGGCAGCGCCTTTATCGCTGGAGCAGCGGTGCAATGGCTGCGTGACGGCCTCGGTATTATCGACTCGTCGGCGGAGGTTGAAACGCTTGCGGCAAGCGTTCCGGACAACGGCGGCGTCGTCTTTGTTCCGGCCCTGACCGGGCTCGGCGCGCCGCACTGGAACAGCGCCGCGCGCGGCGTCATTCATGGCCTGACCCGGGGCACGACCAGCGCCCATCTGGCGCGAGCCACGCTGGAGGGGATCGCCCTGCAAATCGTCGATCTGGTCGCGGCCATGGACGAGGATCGGGGGTATCCGCTGCGCCAGCTCAAGGTTGACGGCGGTGCCGCCGCCAACAACCTGCTGATGCAGCTCCAGTCCGATCTGCTCAAGCTGCCGGTGGTGCGCCCGGCAATGCTTGAAACCACAGCCCTCGGTGCGGCACTGCTGGCAGGACTGGCGGTAGATTTCTGGCAGGGCCAAGAGGAGATTATCGCCAAATGGCGCCAGGACCGCGATTTCTTGCCGACAATGACAACAGAGCTCAGAAACAATCTACGGCAACAATGGCGGCGGGTTTTGGAAAAGGTGTAA
- a CDS encoding carboxypeptidase-like regulatory domain-containing protein: MLTTEPMKNIAIISIVIVLCSCALVDRVPEGAVVSGKLTSASQSVAASVDAYPAAVTTLRGLAPYRVATATDGTFRLHLPPGDYYLLARGEESFAYYGRNPVTVPAAGITELNVGLVSSSRDVILPLEPFATTGVAGVVTHQGVPLGGAMVFVYTDLTSQLKGMGYQIAGPTDAEGYFEAELPPGTYYLLVRLRRGAQQLGPLRAGDLYGYHADNPLTVHADQVARIGIALLEVPDKVERYAEHLFGDTSLQGQIVDVAGNPVAGMRAILYANAQMLNRPLFVSQPTGADGRFMLSFPHGGTYYLAARNTLGGAPGPGDLYGVYDGTPDHSLLIDKGQTRTDIRLVVEEMW, from the coding sequence ATGCTAACCACAGAGCCAATGAAAAATATCGCCATTATCTCCATAGTGATCGTATTGTGCTCCTGTGCTCTGGTCGACAGGGTGCCGGAGGGGGCCGTTGTTTCCGGTAAGCTCACCAGCGCCTCCCAAAGCGTGGCGGCCTCTGTCGATGCCTACCCTGCTGCTGTTACGACCTTGCGCGGGCTCGCGCCGTACCGGGTGGCGACCGCCACCGACGGTACTTTTCGGTTGCATCTCCCGCCGGGTGATTACTATCTGCTGGCGCGCGGAGAAGAGTCTTTTGCCTATTATGGCCGCAATCCGGTAACCGTTCCCGCCGCAGGGATAACCGAACTGAACGTCGGTCTGGTTTCGTCTTCGCGTGATGTTATCCTTCCGCTTGAACCGTTCGCGACCACCGGAGTGGCGGGGGTGGTCACTCATCAGGGGGTGCCGCTGGGCGGGGCAATGGTTTTTGTTTATACCGATCTGACCAGTCAGCTCAAGGGCATGGGGTATCAGATTGCCGGCCCGACCGATGCAGAAGGTTATTTTGAAGCAGAACTTCCCCCCGGAACCTATTATCTGCTGGTTCGTTTGCGGCGCGGAGCACAGCAGCTCGGACCGTTGCGCGCCGGTGATCTCTACGGTTATCATGCCGACAATCCATTGACTGTTCATGCCGATCAGGTCGCTCGGATCGGCATCGCACTGCTCGAAGTTCCGGACAAGGTCGAGCGCTATGCGGAACACCTCTTCGGCGATACGTCATTGCAGGGGCAAATTGTTGATGTTGCAGGCAATCCGGTGGCGGGGATGCGGGCGATACTTTACGCTAACGCACAAATGCTTAATCGCCCGCTCTTTGTGTCGCAGCCGACCGGGGCAGACGGGCGGTTCATGTTATCCTTTCCTCACGGCGGCACCTATTATCTGGCGGCCCGCAATACCCTCGGCGGGGCACCCGGCCCGGGTGATCTCTATGGCGTTTATGATGGTACCCCCGACCATTCCCTGTTGATCGACAAGGGTCAAACCCGCACGGATATCCGTCTGGTGGTGGAGGAGATGTGGTAG
- a CDS encoding permease has product MPTSLWEQFFGVIWLEISRMWWFFLLSILLVGLIKGYKLDLRIRKVVNRAGIFAVFIAVAVGMVSPLCACGILPVVISLAMMGTPLPPLLAILVTSPIMGPDAFVLTWRGLGLDWALLKLGGAAALGISAGLVTHWLVKQGFLAGDLLRLKPVYNEDGTLAPAADIGAASGIHVKRMQVVPRSSRCRFIFDRTLDAGLFVGKYLLLAIILEAALVTFVPVDWITVLIGRNNLFSVLLASFIGLPLPTNQITIIPILAGLLDMGIDRGAAYTLLMAGPVSSIPAIIALSGMFRLRVVMTFVVSGVSGAVLLGWGLQLWS; this is encoded by the coding sequence TTGCCGACGAGTCTTTGGGAACAGTTTTTTGGCGTCATCTGGCTGGAAATCAGCCGGATGTGGTGGTTTTTTCTGCTGTCGATCCTGCTGGTGGGCTTGATCAAGGGGTACAAGCTGGACCTGCGGATTCGCAAAGTGGTCAATCGCGCGGGAATTTTTGCGGTTTTTATCGCAGTTGCGGTCGGCATGGTGTCGCCCCTCTGCGCTTGCGGTATCCTGCCGGTAGTGATTTCTCTGGCGATGATGGGAACGCCGTTGCCGCCGCTGCTGGCGATCCTGGTGACTTCGCCGATTATGGGGCCGGATGCATTTGTCCTGACCTGGCGCGGGCTGGGACTGGACTGGGCACTGCTCAAACTTGGTGGTGCCGCGGCGCTGGGGATCAGTGCCGGGCTGGTGACACACTGGCTGGTCAAGCAAGGCTTTCTGGCGGGAGATCTGCTGCGGTTGAAACCGGTTTACAATGAGGATGGTACCCTCGCCCCGGCGGCGGATATCGGTGCGGCGTCCGGCATTCATGTCAAGCGGATGCAGGTTGTGCCGCGCTCCAGTCGCTGCCGCTTTATCTTTGACCGGACGTTGGATGCGGGGCTGTTTGTTGGTAAATATCTGCTGCTGGCGATCATTCTCGAAGCGGCGCTGGTGACGTTCGTACCGGTTGACTGGATAACCGTGCTGATCGGACGCAACAATCTCTTCTCGGTGCTGCTGGCAAGTTTTATCGGACTGCCGCTGCCAACTAACCAGATTACGATTATTCCGATTCTGGCGGGCTTGCTGGACATGGGGATTGATCGGGGGGCGGCCTACACCTTACTGATGGCCGGCCCGGTGTCGAGTATCCCGGCAATCATTGCCTTAAGCGGCATGTTTCGGCTGCGGGTGGTGATGACCTTTGTGGTGAGCGGGGTGAGCGGGGCGGTTCTGCTCGGGTGGGGATTGCAGCTCTGGAGTTGA